The Vulcanisaeta thermophila DNA segment AATCCCAGGTCCTCGTAGGCCATTACCTCGGCTATTGTGAAGCAGTCATGCACGTCGGCAACGTCGAAGTACCTCCAGGTCTCCCTATGCTCAATGCCCAATCTCCTAAAGGCCTCCTCAGCAGCTCTCTGGGCCGCCTCAAGCCCTATGAAGTCACTCCTCTTGCTTAGGTTTGCTGTGCCCGTGGCCACGCCAATGGACCTGATCCAAACGGGCGTGTCCGTTATCTTCCTGGCCACATCCTCACTCGCCAGTATGACGGCCGCCGCCCCATCAGTTATTGGGCTTGAGTCATAGAGCTTAATGGGCCAGGCTATGTAGCGGCTCTTTAGGCATTGATCCAGGTTTATCCTCAAGCCGTAAAACTGGGCCTTGGGGTTCATGGAGCCGTAGTGGTGATTCTTAACCGCAACCCTGCAGAAGTCCTCCTCAGTAGCCCCGAACCTATTCATGTAAGCCGTCATGTAGAGCGCGTAGTACCCTGGGAAGGTGAGCCCGAAGTTCTCAAACTCCCAGAAGTAATTCCCAGCCCTCCCTATGAACTCCACAACCGTGGGTGTTGATGACTCGTACATCTTCTCCACACCAATGGCCATGGCCACATCCGCAAGCCCCGAGGCCACGGCTAAGTATGCATTGTAAATGGCGGCGCTCCCAGTGGCGCACGCAGCCTCAACCCTCATGGTACCCCTGGGACTAAGCCCGCAGTACTCACCCACAACAACCGCAGGCAGCATTTCCGAGCTCCAACCACCCACGTTGCCAACCACGAAGTACTGGATATCCCTTTGGTCAAGCCTTGAGTCGTCCAGGGCCTCCTTAACCGCCTCCCAGGCCAGCTCAGCCAGTGATGCGTCTGTTCTGC contains these protein-coding regions:
- a CDS encoding thiolase domain-containing protein — its product is MRGVAIVGVGMSKFGRRTDASLAELAWEAVKEALDDSRLDQRDIQYFVVGNVGGWSSEMLPAVVVGEYCGLSPRGTMRVEAACATGSAAIYNAYLAVASGLADVAMAIGVEKMYESSTPTVVEFIGRAGNYFWEFENFGLTFPGYYALYMTAYMNRFGATEEDFCRVAVKNHHYGSMNPKAQFYGLRINLDQCLKSRYIAWPIKLYDSSPITDGAAAVILASEDVARKITDTPVWIRSIGVATGTANLSKRSDFIGLEAAQRAAEEAFRRLGIEHRETWRYFDVADVHDCFTIAEVMAYEDLG